One Parashewanella spongiae genomic window, AGCTCGATAATGAATTAGTGAAACAATTCGAATCAGGCATTTGCCTTAAGAGTGAACCTGAACCGCTTAAGCCTGCAAAACTTGAAATCATCGATTCTCACACTGCGCGTTTGACGATCACCGAAGGTAAGTATCATCAAGTGAAACGTATGTTTGCAGCAACAGGTAATAAAGTCATTGGGCTTCACCGAGAAGCCGTTGGTAAAATTGAACTCGATGAAGATTTAGAAACCAGCGAATGGCGCTACCTTACTGACGAAGAAGTTAACTCAATAAAGTAAGGTCTGTTGATCTTTCAGGATTAAATTTTGTGCTATTTGAGCATTTATCTGTTCAACCTAAATAAATCGGTTGGGAGCGTTCATATACGCAGAAAAAATTACTGATAGTAAGGCATGAATAGCAGCAAGTAGTGGTTCTACTTGCAAAATTTATAACGCAGCTAGCGGTGATTTTGGCAAGTATATGAATGTTCAGCACTCACCTGATGGGTGAATTAGGGTTGTTTAGTTTTGTATTTAACTTCAATAGATTAAAGCTAAATTGTGCGTTCAACCGATTTATTTAGGTTCAAGGCGTGAGCAGTGATGTTTAGCCATCTAAGTGAGCTGGTCACAACACAGAACAGTGAATGCTCAAAAGCATCGAAAAAAGAGAGAGCGTAAATTGGTCGCTCTTTCTAAATCAAAGGTGCTGCGTTATCGTTTTCTTATTTGGAAACGAAGTAACGACAGTTTTGTATGTCGATAATAACCAAACCTCACAAACTCTACCTTACATAAAATAACCAATTTATCGCTGCAAAAACAATCACGAAAGATCAACAGGCTCTAATATTTCAATTATTTCTTTTTAAGCATCAAAGTACCACTGACAGTATTGAGAAACACATTGCCTCTTCCAATGCCAGTTTTGAATGACATTGATTCTGAACCTGTGTACTTTGCTTTAAAAGGTAAATCCTTCGATAGATGATTTCGAATAGAGCCACCTGGACCACCATTTAACGAAAATGCTGCTTTAGGCATTTCAGCAAAAACGAGTTCAATATCCCCGCTAACGGTTTGTGCTCTAAGACGTGTGAATTTATCACCCACATTAACAACGACATCACCACTCACATTTTTTACTCTTAACTCATTTGTCACAGAAGGGGTTGTTTCTATGTTGCCCGAAATTGAGTTCAGCCTTACCCAACCAGACAATTGTTTTGTACTCAGTGCTCCTGAAACCGTCTGCAACGACGGTTTCCCTGAAAGGTTTTCTGCGTCAATACTGCCACTTATCGTTTCAACGTGAATATCTCCATCTAAATCCTTTAAATTAAGGTTGGTACTAATGCCATCCAAGTTAAGGTTAAGACTTTTCGGAACTTTTATAATGAGTTTACTTCCGGATTTGTTCCCGCCGTTAAACTGGTTAGGTAAATCATCCTCAATTAAAACACTATCGCCATCACGTTTGAAAACGAAACCCTCGCTAAGTTCATCTAAGGTGCCAATGACTTGAATTCTATCTTTATCCCAGCTTTGTATATCAACACTACCTCGTTTTACATCTATGCTCACATTAGGCATCTTTGATACATTAAGGGTTTTATCCACTTTTTCTATTGCATAACCAAATAATGGGACGGTCAACATACTGAGAATTATGAGGATATTACTAAATTTCCGCTTCATTTTTTGCTTCCTTTTCACTCAAATTGAATAATAAGTTTGTGTTTCGATAAGCCCTTGCGCTTGTTCTAATAGCTCTATTTCGCGGCTTTGTAACCATAGCCACAATTCCCATAACTGTTTGTCATTTGGGTTTAGTCTTAATTGGTTACCCACCATTTTTGCAGCATTACGAAGTTCATGAATGCCAGCTCCAATCGGCCTAGTAAGTGGGCCGTTTTTCAAACTCACTGGCTTAATCACAAAGTTGAAATTTTCAACCTGCTGCTGATGTTGTGCCGCGAGTTCATCTATCAGGGTTATCATTGCCGTATTTGGTAAAGCATCCCCGTTATTAGAGTACTTATTAACTTGCCAACCAGTGAAGAACGCCAACAAAACACTCGACGCAATGGCTAGTCTTATCCATTTTGTGTTTTTTATCTTAAGAACATCCGTATCGAGTTTAGCTTCAATCTCACTCCAGAGAGGATCCTTAGGGTTAATTGATTTCGGTAACTCACTAATTAATTGGTTGAGCTGCTCATCTGAAATATTATTCATGACAACATTTCCTTCAGTAACTGCCTAGCACGGTAATATTGAGCTTTGCTCGTGCCAACGGCCATATTAAGCAAATCCGCAATTTCTTCATGTCGATATCCCTCAATGGCGAATAACACAAATACCACTCTTGCTCGTTCGGGTAACTTTAGTATCATTTGATCAAGTTCATGATAATCATCATTAATAGAATATTCAGGAAGAGCATCAGCACTAAATAAACGGTTCCAGAAGCTTTTTTGGCTTTTAATCATGGTCAGAGTTTGATTTACGCATAATCGATGCAACCAAGTACTAAACTGGCTTTCACCTCGATAACTTGGCAGCTTATCCCACAATCTAATAAAACATTCTTGAGTGATATCGTGAGCTAGGTCATGACCACCAGCCAATCGATAAGCCAGTGCATAAACACGCTTATGATGAGTTTCATAAAGTGATTTAAAAGCCTGTTTATCTCCAGAGCTAGCAAGAGCTATGAGCTGATGTTCTTCTGAAATTGGTAAATCAACTTCTGCTAGTGCAAGCACCAAAAATATCCTCTAATGTTGTTATACCAATTACAGTAATTAATCTCTCACTCAGCAAGAGATAAAGGTTTTCAGTACAAGGCGCATGTTCGAAGTACTATTTACCCTAACGGCCGCCATAAGAATCTGACATTCAACGCACTTCGTGCTTTTGTCGGGATAATTCAAGAACGTGTAACGCAATAATGGAAACCTTTAGCCTTGCCCTTCGGGAGCTTGTATGCTCACACTTTGGTTTATAAACCTAAAAACATCAGTTGAACGCTGAATATACGAGTAACTGTTTGAGCAATACGATGATTTTCTTATCATGTGTTTCATCCAATAAGTGAAATGCTCTACGCTCACAAGCTTGCTAAAATGACTGCTATCTGCGTTGTAACTTTTGCAAGTAGAATACTACTTGCTGCAAGCCACGCCTTACTATCAGCCATTTTTTCTACGCTTGAGAACGCAGTCAACTGATGTTTCTAGGATAAATAATACTTAACAAAATTATCTCAACGTAGATAACTATGTTTTCACCAATTTCGTTTGTACTTTGTGCGCATACATAGCTCTGAGTTGAGCATTTAAGTACTGTAATTGGTATTAGTTTTATGATTAGACAATTTGAGGTTAACAAAAGGTTTAAATGAATTAAAAATTTATTAGGGTCTGTTGATCTTTCGTGATTGTTTTTGCAGCGATAAATTGGTTATTTTATGCAAGATAGAGTTTGTGAGGTATGGTTATTATCGACATACAAAACTGTCGTTACTTCGTTTCCAAATAAGAAAACGATAACGCAGCACCTTTTATTTAGAAAGAGCGACCAATTTACGCTGTCTTCGATGCTTTTGAGCATTCACTGTTCTGTGTTGTGACTAGCTCACTTAGATGGCTAAGCATCACTGCTCACGCCTTGAACCTAAATATATCAGTTG contains:
- a CDS encoding DUF4097 family beta strand repeat-containing protein yields the protein MKRKFSNILIILSMLTVPLFGYAIEKVDKTLNVSKMPNVSIDVKRGSVDIQSWDKDRIQVIGTLDELSEGFVFKRDGDSVLIEDDLPNQFNGGNKSGSKLIIKVPKSLNLNLDGISTNLNLKDLDGDIHVETISGSIDAENLSGKPSLQTVSGALSTKQLSGWVRLNSISGNIETTPSVTNELRVKNVSGDVVVNVGDKFTRLRAQTVSGDIELVFAEMPKAAFSLNGGPGGSIRNHLSKDLPFKAKYTGSESMSFKTGIGRGNVFLNTVSGTLMLKKK
- a CDS encoding RNA polymerase sigma factor, with protein sequence MLALAEVDLPISEEHQLIALASSGDKQAFKSLYETHHKRVYALAYRLAGGHDLAHDITQECFIRLWDKLPSYRGESQFSTWLHRLCVNQTLTMIKSQKSFWNRLFSADALPEYSINDDYHELDQMILKLPERARVVFVLFAIEGYRHEEIADLLNMAVGTSKAQYYRARQLLKEMLS